The DNA region ttaatattttaaaattaaaatttatatatttaaaaactacacaAAAAATATATACACTTCTAAGTGAcaacttttctttaaaaaaaaattcatcttAAAATATTAGTTAAAGTTCACTACGATTTAAATCTCAAGAAACGAAAAATAACATACAGTTTAActtttgaaaaggaaaaaaatatcaCATAACATGGAAGGAGTATAAGACTAGTAATATAAGCAGAAACAGTGAGGAAGTAACTAATTACCATGGCAAGTCGACCAGAGATAATCTCAAAATCCTGACTCTTCTTAGAACTCTCAATATACTCCGACAACGTTGCGAAGAATGGAGAAACCTCGTCATCTTCCCCATTAAACCCGTTTTTAGTCTTGATTACTCCAACAGGATCCGAACCAAATGACCTTAAAGTAGTCAACCTAGGCTGTAACATTATTTTCCCATTATTATTGTTCTCCTGCCCTCTAGGTTCTGATGATGACATGACTCTCGGCTTCTGAACCGGGGTAAAAACCGCCGGTTCAGTCTTCTGAGTCTGTGGTTTAATAAGCTCACAGAAAATCGGTCGGGTTCTTAAGGCCATTTGGAgaaacaagaaagaaagaaagtagGAAGGAAACAAACAAAGAGATGATTCCTTAAAAttgggaaagagagagagagagaaagcatTTTGAGAAGGGGGTTATTCTGGATGGAATATTAGGGGGAGTTTTTTTAATTCAAATCAAATGGTCCTTTTACTTTGAGGGTCATCTATTTTTCATCCCTTTTCTTTTAAGTTTGTAATAATTCAGCACTTCTAGTCGTACTAACAGAATATTGAACGACCACAAGACAAGAGAAAATGTCATATTGTCATGTTCAGAGTGAAAAATGAGCTAAATAGAGATGGTTTTCTTGTCTAGTAAATATTTTTCTTCGGTCAATGAAAATTTTAGATAAACAAATACTTTTTTAGTAAGGAAAATATACTGCAATTAGGGGGAAATTGAACTATTAAAGAAGAACCAATCACAATCGTCATTTAACTTTGTCAAGTAGAAGACGTTCTCGTTATTTATCGGTTTTGAATGTATCGGTTTGGTTTTATCGATTATCGACTAATGATCAGCTAAAAGTTGTTCACAATTCGATTATTGGTTTAACCGATATGGGTTACCAGCTTATATTTTTTAAACGCCTACAATGGAATATAAAAGGGAACCTATGATACTGCAAGATATAGTTATTTGTAGATGCAAGATCTGTGTCCTCCAAATTCGAAGTAATTGACAACATATGGAAGAAAGCAAGTATACACAGTTGTGGATAATAAAGGAGGACTGAAACAAAAAGAAGATCCTTAACACATAATTAAATGATACGCTTGGGAGTTTCATCAGTTGAACTAAAAGTGCTTAATTTTTGCAAACTTAAGTGACATATATGCTCAGGGTAATATAATAAGGACAAAAACAGACATATCCTAAACTTAAGTGAACATTTTGATTAAAGACTCATTTTAGGGGTACGGGTTAGTTATTGGTGGTGATTGTGAATAGTCCACGTCTAAGAAAAGGGATGTCTGGTGTAAGGTGTAGTATAGTTATTGGgtggagagaaaaagaagaagacgtGGATGTTGAATTGGTCGTTAACATGACTTTCAAAGTAGCAAGGTGAGTAATGACGACTAAAAATTGGATGGAGAAATGAGTAATGATAAATTATtcgcttaatgcatatgcggcccgttaaatttacttttttttcttttcattttggcacTTTAACTAAAAATTATTCCTATTGAACCCTTGAATTTattctcaagtgtgtctatcaaacacaattcgACTTACATAGCATATATAGTGAAGAACCACCACTTAAACTAATCAAATAACAAAATTGGAAAATGAGAAATCAAAATtgaaaactaaaactgaaaaatagaaattgaaaaataagaaatcAAAACTGGAACCTAAAACTGAAAATAAAAACTTAAAATGAAAAGTAAAAACTGAAAACCaaaactgaaaaataaaaattggaaaatcaaaaactgaaaaataagaaaccAAAAATGAAAACTAAAACCCAAAATTGAAAATAAAGAAACCAAATCTGGAATATTAGAAACCAAAACTAGAAAATAAGAAATCAAAACTGGATTGGTTTAAGCAGTGATTCTTCATCATATATGctatgtaagtcggattgtgtttgatagacacacttgaggccaAATTCAGGGATTCAATAGAAATAACACTTAAttgaggtgtcaaaatggaaaaaagggGCAAGTTTAGGAatccgcatatgcattaagcctaaatTGTTGGTTGGATAATAGAGCTTTATGTGGATGGATGGCTTGCTTTGTTAGTGAAAGTGATTTTGGTGGTTTTGGAATTGCATGCGGGTATACAGCATCaacaacttaaatgacccaaaaagtgagTTTGGGTATCAATATAACACattaaaaaaaagttaccaaagtaccttttacgcactaaattagtgcgcaaaaggaGTTCACTAAATGGCCCACCATCTTCCCCACCCCGAtcggtccccccccccccccctccccccccccccctctttttattttttttttattttttttaaaaaaagcgtCATTAATGACCAAAAATCGAGGTCGCACATTCAAAAAATACCATTTTCGTGTTATTTTTTTAACCCAaaagtcaatattcttggtatacaCAAGTCAAGGAACAAGTTTCAAAGCTTGAATTTCGGAATAAAGCGGTGTAGAACTcgatttcaaaaactcaaaagcaacctttaatctaggtattttactatgaattttatATTACtttgttaaatatattattatcctAAGCATAATTAATGTTTAATAGTTACggatttcgaaaaaaaaaaatattacgcaaaaaaaaaaaaaactcaatagGGGGCTGTCCATTGCGATCAGCCCCTTTTCTTcgttttgtttaaaaaaaaattgttaattgtttgattagattattattaattatttgttaatgatatgttaatatttaattatttgttaattgtttgattagctaattgttaattatttgataatGACATGTTAATCTTTATTTTTTTGTTAATgaattgttaattgtttgattataggAAAATATACTAATCTCCTAATAATATCTTTATTTGTTAATTTAGTTATTTGTTAAATTGtttaatccatgttaattattaatgtgctaattagttatctaattttaTGTGTTAATCTAATTTTATTTGCTAATTAGTTATGTAATTTATGTGTTAATGTGCTAATTAGTGGTCTAATTAATTATCAATTGTTAATTAGAAATAGTTAAACCTTAATatccttaatattatatttgttagttaattgtagttaatCCTTAGTTTAAgattaaaaatattattaatataatattagttagttaattgtagttagtataataattaattcgcaaatttagatagttaatataatttcccgttaaaggattatttagttagtataatttttcgataaaggattacataattaatattacATGTTAATGATCAATTAAAAGTTATTAATACAgatacgacacctccatggatcccACCCCTCTTTATCTGGGGCCCTTCGATGTATCAGTACTCTATTTACAGGGAAATCATAGATCTCAACTATTATGGAATATGGGGAGATACATTCTAGTACGTTGTTCCGTCCCTATAGGATAGAACATGTGTGGGATCTTGTGGGGGCTCGGCCCCCATATCATCGCGTATTAGATATAGTTTATTAGGCAGTATCTACCATTAAATCGTTGTTGGTCAGGTATAGCATGATAATTGATAGGGCTCTTGTGACGGCCATGATTGAACGATGTCGACCGGAGACCCATACATTTCATCTCCGTACTGGTGAGGCCACTATCACACTTGAGGATGTGGAGGTCATATATGGTCTACGGGTAGATGGACGCCCATTATATATTGAGGAGCATCAACAGCCCAGATGGTATCACCAGGAGTTTACTAGGATCACTGGTTTCGTGCCGGAGGAGGGTGATTTCTGCGGACAGACTCGGGTGTCGTTGATTTCCCTTTGTACTCACCTGCGCCTCATAGACATCCAACATCCTATTACAGAGGACACACCTCAGGTGTATGTCGATTGTCGTGCTCGTATGTATTTACTCATCATATttgggggcatcttgttcccgaacacaTCGGGTTGCCATGTGAGTTTACGGTATTTGCTATATATGGACGATCTGGACGAGttaggatgttatagttggggagCTGCTGTTCTGGATTACCTATATCGATCACTATGTCGAGCGTTTGTGGGCGAGCGTATGGAAGTCGGCGGATTTCACGCGctccttcaggtaatatatttaaaagtgtgtaattttattctaaatatagatttttgaaacgacgactaataaaatattttttttaataaccatTTCAGATAGAGGTATGGTCTAGGATGAGGCCTTTTTAGTTCGTTGCTGCGCACCCTCAGCCGGACTTCATTACTGAGGACATGCCCTACGCGAGAAGATGGACGGGAGGCATAATCCgagatgtggatacgcaccaTAGACTTCTTCCGTTCAGGGATCAGCTAGATCGCATGAAGAAGGTGGTGGGGATCGCCTTAGGCCTAGGGTTGCTCTAAAGGCTTCCACACGTGGGACCTAAGTAAGAAGGTGGATGGAGATTGTGTATATGTaaataaattgtacattttatgttaatattatattcggaaaagggccaaaattacccctgaactttgagaaatagtttattcatacccttcgttatactattgggtCAATTatgcccttaccgttatactattgggTTAATTATGCCCTTACCTTTATATTATGGTTTAAATTTACCCCTAATCTAAACAGATTGCCACGTGTCCTAATCCTAGACTCCCAACCCATTTCCCCACAAAAATTTCATCCGGATCAAATAATTCTCCGGATCCGACCCGGATGAAATTATTTCACCAACCGTGAATTGACTTGCCTATTCTAATGGCCCTCAATTTGCTGCAGGCTTTGAGTACACTTACCACCGATTGCCCATCTGGCGTTATCCCAAAATCAATCATCCGTTGAAAAAATTGGAGAGCAACCATTGTTTCCTCCTCGCTTTGGGCATTCCAAATTCAGCATAGAAGTTGAGGAGCGAGTTTTGGATGGAAGTTATACTTGAATACCCAGCACGAATTGTAGAACCACGAATTGCCTGTCCAATCTCAAAAGCTCTAAGATTGTGACAAGTCTGAATGAAAAGCACTAAGGTGGAGATGCTGGGTTCAAAACCTATGGCCTAAGCTTGAGAAAAGAACCATAATCCTCACCGAGAAGCAGAAGCAGTAGCTCTCTCTAAGTGTCCATGAACAATTACGTTCCAGAAAACTGAATCAGCCCATGCAGTTAAAAACAAGTACCGCAGAACCCAAAAACAGAAATTATTTCATCAGGAGAATTATTTGATCCGGATGAAATTTTTGTGGGGAAATGGGTTGGGAGTCTAGGATTAGGACACGTGGCAGTCCATTTAGATTAGGGGTAAATTTGGACCATAGTATAAAGGTAAGGGCATAATTAAcccaatagtataacggtaagggcataattggcccaatagtataacgaagggtatgaataaactatttctcaaagttcaggggtaattttggcccttttccgtattatATTTTTACTGGTATTATTTTcctaatgataattagttatcttagtctttattatcgtttattaataactcgtgtgacgtcctaaattaattatgaaaaaaatctcgacatattcaaaataaagtaatgccttgactaaataataaaaagcttaaatcaaaaccttataaaataaaatatttaaatctaaagataacaagtttccaaacaaacaaaacttactttgaCGCACcttacaacccctaaaacaacgatccaaacgtttaggtatacttgatatATTAAGCCTACATTATTATTAGCAGAAAAATacatcaggttctatataaaatattgatattccagCGTGTTAAAACATGattaatctttggtcaaagtatggaaaaaatgtGAAATTTCAAAACTTTGAAGTTGCACAATGTGGGTCATTTAGTGAAACccctttgcgcactaatttagtgcgcaataggacttaactgtaaagtgcgcaataggacttaactgTAAAGTTATAGTttagtcctattgcgcactaaggatactttggtaaaaaaaaaattatgcattATTTTGATACCCGAAcccactttttgggtcatttaagttgcggattCGGGGTATACATATGCATGGTGGGACCTAATGTAGGTTATGTGAGAGCAAGAGAGCAATATTCAAAATTGAAAAGTTTGGAGGCTACAGGTTTAAATTGGTGGGAGAGTTACGAATTGGGCTCCTCTCAATTTCCTTTCTCTCCATTTTTCTCAAGTTCTATCCAAGATTAGGGACACATGACATAGGTTAGAATTAATggctaagatttaattgactaaaaaAAAGCCTTAACCATGGTTTAGATAATTAATAACTTGTCCATAAATaaatgggaaaagggtcaaaaatatccctctactttgTTTTAATGACTAAAAATATCATCCGAACATATTTTGGGTAATTTATGCCCCTGCCGTTATGAAAGttaacaaatatacccctcatttgACGAAAATCCCCAAATTGATTAAAACAACCCGATTTTATACAAAATAACCCATTCTCCTATTTTACCTGCCCCATCCCACCTCCTAAAATAACTCATTCTTCCTTCTCTCTCATATTTTCTCCTAAAACTCTCAAGTTGTCGATTCCAtcaattatatcaagattaagaagTGATTTTTGAAACCAGAAAACATTTTAAATTTCATCTTGTCAAACATCTATAGTTTATAAACCTGTTATTCATTATTTGAATATAAATTCTGTTCAAGCTCTTCCGTTAGAAAGGAAAGCAAAGAAGACAGAAACAATTGACAGTCATTTTGGAAACAATCACACATACTTTTAAATAGTTAGTACTGCAGAGCAACCAACTAAGCAGATAAATAGAGCACTAACTTATCACTAACCTATGACCTGAAGTAATGGCTAAAAGATCGTTGACCCCGTTACATAACTAATTTCAACATAATTAGGACTCCTGACATGACTTAACCGAAACATAAAAATTGTAGCTATAAACATGCACTAACTTTTGAATTAGTCAACAACTAAAGAGAAAGTAAGTCTCAATCGATGGGCTTGATAGCTGGAGGAGAAAATATGAGAGAGAAGGAAGAATAGGTTGTTTTAGAAGGTGGGTCGTGGCTGGTAAAATAGGAGAATGGATTATGTTTTATGAAATCGGGTTGTTTAATCAATTTGGGAATTTCCGTTAAAAGAAGAGTATATTTGTTAACTTTCGTGGCAGGGGCATAAATGACCCAAAAttagttcggaggatatttttagtcattaaaacaaagtagagggatatttttgactcttttccctaaataaatatactaaatttttttctctctcttcctatttttTTCCCCACAGCCGTATTAGTCTTCTTCCAATTTTCCTTGAATTAATAGCTTACAATTTATCTTCCATTTATTTTTAGTTAATCATttgatttcattttttctttAGAACTTTCTCTTTAAAATTAGATATCGCAAGGATACAACACTTCAATATTTTTAATAACTAGGTGCATTAATTATAAGAAAACTATAATTGCCTTATTCACATATATTCTTATTAAATCTATGATTAACGTTTTTGTAATAATTCATCACTAACTTTAGCAACACATATTTTATCAACCTTGTTGCTACACAATTAGCTCAACCTAATAAAATTTGTGAAAATGTCATGAAACTTGCCCCTCTTTCAGCCTTCATACAGTGGCATTTTCATGTTGTGGAAGAAGTGATATATATTTCTAGAAGCACTATAGCATTGGTTAATGTTTATGGAGCGTAAACTATCTATGTCATAATTTTATTGAACTGGGTTTTCTCAGGTGAACCAGTTCATGAATATAAGAGTTCAGTAAAATTTGAAGAAGACTGATATGGTTGTGGGGAAaaaaataggaagagagagaaaagtttaaatatatttatttgtGGACAAGTTATTAATTATCTAAATCATGGTTAGGACATTATTTTAATCAATTAAAttttaaccattaattttaacctATACCATATGTCCCTAATTTAAGAGGTCAAGTGGTTATTTGACCCTTTACAAAAGATCTTTTTGCTTGTGGAactctacaatttttttttaaaagtttatgACCCTTGTGGGACCTACATATTCAAAAGTGATTTCCAAGTCAGCATTTGTGATTGCCTTGCAAAATAGAAGGACCTTATTGTAAGTAAAAGATGGTTAAAAGAAATTTGGGAAAAAACAATTGCACATATTTGGAACCAGCTGGTTCTTTTCCCTCTATCTGATCAAGCTTCTCAAACAAGATGGTGTGAAAAAATAGATGCCTTGCAAAAGATTCTTGTTTTGAGTTGATAGATTTCTAGGTAAGTAATGTATTcttcaaggttttttttttttttttttgtgattattTTGTGGGTGAAATTGAATAAATCAAGCTTCTCAAACTCTCATGGTGTGACCTGCTTCAATAATCAAAGGATTCTTGTTTTGAATAGAGAGATTTATGGGTAAGTGATGTATTCTTTCAAGTTtatttttgtgtttgttttgtggGAGAAATTGAAAAAAATGGGGGAACCATAAAAGTAGAAGATACACCAGAAAAGAGATTAAATAGTTGATGTAGGAGATTTGTGTATTAAAACATAGGGGATTAGTAGAAGCACAAGAGATTTGTGTGTTAAAGTACTAAATAAACAAGATAAGAGATT from Lycium barbarum isolate Lr01 chromosome 10, ASM1917538v2, whole genome shotgun sequence includes:
- the LOC132615296 gene encoding stress enhanced protein 2, chloroplastic produces the protein MALRTRPIFCELIKPQTQKTEPAVFTPVQKPRVMSSSEPRGQENNNNGKIMLQPRLTTLRSFGSDPVGVIKTKNGFNGEDDEVSPFFATLSEYIESSKKSQDFEIISGRLAMIVFAATVSMEVVTGNSVFRKTDFQGIAEAAGVSIAAVACAAFFAWTSSSRSRVGRIFTIGCNTFIDSLIDQIVDGFFYENELSDWTDDI